The genomic region GAGCCTGATTATAAAGTTACAGGATTCCATGAAAAAGTAAAGGATCCACCTACTATACCGGATAAGCCTGGTTACTCTTTTGTAAATATGGCAATATATGTTTTCGATTCCGACAAATTGATTCAAGTATTTAAGGAGATGGAAGAAAAAAAAATCCCCCGAATCGATTTTGGTAAACATGTTCTTCCTTATATGGTAAAATCTGGTTATAATGTTTTTGCATACAAATTTGAAGACGAAAATAAAAAGAGTGAATTATACTGGAGAGACATTGGAACATTGGATAGTTATTATGCTGCCAGTATGGACTTAATTTCTGTTAGTCCTGCTTTTAACCTCTATAATCATGAATGGCCATTAAGATCAGCAACAGTTCAATCGCCACCCGCAAAAACACTTTCCCACGAAGGAGAAAGAGTTGGCAGAAGTCTTAATTCCTTAATTTGTGATGGAACTATTATTTCCGGAGGATTAGTTGAAAGATCTATTGTTGGATCAAACGTAAGAGTTAATTCTTATTCTTATGTAACGGATTCAATCATCTTTGATAACTGTAATGTAGGAAGGCATGCCCGCATCAGAAGAGCAATAATTGATAAAAATGTAATAATCCCGGAAGGATATGAAATTGGATTTGATCCTGATGAAGATAGAAAGAAATTTACAGTTTCCGAAACAGGTATTGTTGTAATACCTAAAAATTCTGTGCTAACAAAATAAAGGGAACAATAAAAGAAACTACTAAATGCCATCCTTTATAGTGGGATGGCATTTCTATTTTTAGTTATGAAAGAAGATTTTAAATCAAAATTAGAAACGCTACCTAATAAACCAGGTATTTACCAGTTCCTAAATGATAAAGGAAAGGTAATTTATGTTGGCAAGGCTAAAAGTTTGAAAAGCAGGGTAAAATCATATTTCCAAAATTCAGTTCTCTCTCCAAAAACAAAAGCTCTTGTTGATAAGATTTATGATCTTCAAATGATTATTACAGATACTGAAATAGAAGCGCTTGTACTAGAAAATAACCTGATCAAACAATTCACACCTCGTTATAACATTAACTTAAAGGATGATAAATCTTTCCCATATATTGTAGTAACTAACGAACCTTATCCGAGAATTTTTCCTACAAGAAACATAGTTAAGGATGGTTCAAAATATTTCGGTCCTTATACAGAAGTTAAAGCAATGAAATATTCTTTAAGGATGATAAACGATATTTTCAAAATAAGAAACTGCAATTATTATATTGATCAGGAAGTAATTGATAAAAAGAAAATTAAAGTATGTCTTGAGTATCATATAAAAAAATGCGATGGACCTTGCGAAGGATTGATTTCTCAAATATCATATAACGAAATGGTGAATGAAGTTACTAAAGTGTTAAGCGGAAAGTTTAATGACTTACTTAAAGATCTGAATGAGAAAATGCAAAAAGCTTCTTCAGAATTTAATTTTGAAGAAGCAGCGCAAATTCGGGATAAAATTGAGCAGCTTAAAATATATTCATCAAAGCAAAAAATGGTTACAACCGACTTTGTTGAACGTGACATTATCACAGTTGCATATGAAGGAAAAGAGGCTACTTGCTCTATTCTAAATATTCGAGATGGTAAAATAGTTGGTAAAAAACAATTGAAATTAGGTCTTGAAGGACAAGAAGAAATAACTGAGGTATATTCTGCTGCAATTAAATTTTATTATAATGAATTGGTTGAAGTACCAAAAGAAATTGTTGTTGAAGTAGAACCGGATGAAATGGAAACTCTTACAGAATGGTTAAATACAATATCAACGAGAAGTATAAAATTTACAATCCCTAAAAATAGTGGAGAATTGAAATCGCTTGTAAATATGTGCAAGCAAAATGCAATTCTTCAGTTAAAGGAAATTCAATTACAAAGAATGAAACGGGATGGAAATTTGCCATTTGTTTTGGAGGCACTTAAAAGAGATTTACATCTTCCTGCCCTTCCAAGAAAAATTGAATGCTTTGATATTTCTAACTTACAAGGAACAGATACCGTTGCCAGTATGGTGGTTTTTGAAAATGGAAAACCGAAAAAGAGCCAGTACCGAAAATATATTATTAAAAATGCGGAAGGTCCTGATGATTTTGAAAGTATGCGAGAAGTAATTACAAGAAGATACTCAAAATTAAAAGAAACAAATGAACCTCTGCCTGATTTAATTATGGTTGATGGTGGTAAAGGACAACTTTCCAGTGCAGTTGGAATTCTGAACAGTTTTGGTTATTCAAATTATAATATTATTGGTTTAGCAAAACGTCTGGAAGAAGTGTTTCACCCTGGTATATCAGAAGCTCAATCAATTCCCAAGACTTCATCAAGTTTAAAATTACTCCAACAAGTACGAGATGAAGCTCACAGATTTGCAATCACATTCCATCGATCAAGAAGAGATAAACGAACTTTAACTACTGAACTGCTTGAAATAAAAGGGATCGGGAATAACACTGCGGAAAAATTGCTTAAAATATTTGGCAGTTTAAGTATTA from Ignavibacteriales bacterium harbors:
- the glgC gene encoding glucose-1-phosphate adenylyltransferase, giving the protein MLFAGSALLRDTVTMILAGGQGERLAPLTNVRTKPSVPFGGKYRIIDFTLSNCLNSGLRKIYVLTQYKSDSLNQHLYEAWNIFNPELGEFIYSIPPQHKVGGDWYMGTANAIEQNANLITGNRSKWLLVLSGDHIYKMDYLKMLHYHEDRNADVTLAAIEFPKDEAGRFGVMSLEPDYKVTGFHEKVKDPPTIPDKPGYSFVNMAIYVFDSDKLIQVFKEMEEKKIPRIDFGKHVLPYMVKSGYNVFAYKFEDENKKSELYWRDIGTLDSYYAASMDLISVSPAFNLYNHEWPLRSATVQSPPAKTLSHEGERVGRSLNSLICDGTIISGGLVERSIVGSNVRVNSYSYVTDSIIFDNCNVGRHARIRRAIIDKNVIIPEGYEIGFDPDEDRKKFTVSETGIVVIPKNSVLTK
- the uvrC gene encoding excinuclease ABC subunit UvrC, encoding MAFLFLVMKEDFKSKLETLPNKPGIYQFLNDKGKVIYVGKAKSLKSRVKSYFQNSVLSPKTKALVDKIYDLQMIITDTEIEALVLENNLIKQFTPRYNINLKDDKSFPYIVVTNEPYPRIFPTRNIVKDGSKYFGPYTEVKAMKYSLRMINDIFKIRNCNYYIDQEVIDKKKIKVCLEYHIKKCDGPCEGLISQISYNEMVNEVTKVLSGKFNDLLKDLNEKMQKASSEFNFEEAAQIRDKIEQLKIYSSKQKMVTTDFVERDIITVAYEGKEATCSILNIRDGKIVGKKQLKLGLEGQEEITEVYSAAIKFYYNELVEVPKEIVVEVEPDEMETLTEWLNTISTRSIKFTIPKNSGELKSLVNMCKQNAILQLKEIQLQRMKRDGNLPFVLEALKRDLHLPALPRKIECFDISNLQGTDTVASMVVFENGKPKKSQYRKYIIKNAEGPDDFESMREVITRRYSKLKETNEPLPDLIMVDGGKGQLSSAVGILNSFGYSNYNIIGLAKRLEEVFHPGISEAQSIPKTSSSLKLLQQVRDEAHRFAITFHRSRRDKRTLTTELLEIKGIGNNTAEKLLKIFGSLSIIKKISFEELQKAVGNSKANLLINYFQKVDEATNN